A region from the Paenarthrobacter aurescens genome encodes:
- the tsaD gene encoding tRNA (adenosine(37)-N6)-threonylcarbamoyltransferase complex transferase subunit TsaD: MSGQYPEQSKQPLVLGIESSCDETGVGIVRGTTLLTNTVSSSMDEHVRFGGVIPEIASRAHLDAFVPTLQESLQAAGVTLEDIDAIAVTSGPGLAGALMVGVCAAKALAVATGKPLYAINHLVAHVGVGLLEASNGKSDAAAAAGVGAGPLGAGTLAAGTLPENLGALLVSGGHTEILRIRSITDDVELLGSTIDDAAGEAYDKVARILGLGYPGGPAIDKVARQGNPKSIRFPRGLTQPKYMGTAEEKGPHRYDWSFSGLKTAVARCVEQFEARGEEVPVADIAAAFQEAVVDVISSKAVLACKEHGITNVLLGGGVAANSRLRELTGQRCTSAGITLHVPPLDLCTDNGAMVAALGAQLVMAGIAPSGVEFAPDSSMPVTTVSVPA; this comes from the coding sequence GTGAGCGGGCAGTATCCGGAACAGTCAAAGCAGCCGCTGGTGCTGGGCATTGAATCCTCCTGCGATGAGACCGGCGTGGGGATTGTGCGTGGGACCACCCTGTTGACCAACACTGTGTCCTCGTCCATGGATGAGCATGTTCGCTTTGGTGGCGTCATTCCGGAGATCGCATCACGGGCGCACCTGGACGCTTTTGTGCCCACCTTGCAGGAGTCGCTGCAGGCGGCAGGTGTCACTTTGGAGGACATTGACGCCATTGCTGTGACGTCCGGTCCCGGACTGGCCGGTGCCCTCATGGTGGGTGTTTGTGCTGCCAAAGCCCTGGCCGTTGCCACGGGCAAGCCGCTGTATGCCATCAATCATCTTGTGGCGCACGTTGGCGTAGGGCTGCTGGAGGCGTCCAACGGAAAGTCCGACGCCGCTGCTGCCGCCGGCGTGGGTGCCGGTCCGCTGGGTGCAGGCACGCTGGCTGCCGGTACGCTCCCGGAGAACCTCGGCGCGCTGCTGGTATCAGGTGGGCATACCGAAATCCTGCGCATCCGCAGCATCACCGACGATGTTGAGCTGTTGGGTTCAACAATCGACGACGCCGCCGGTGAAGCCTATGACAAGGTGGCACGGATCCTGGGCCTCGGGTATCCGGGTGGCCCTGCGATCGATAAAGTGGCCCGCCAAGGCAATCCCAAGTCCATCCGCTTCCCCCGGGGCCTCACCCAACCCAAATACATGGGTACTGCTGAGGAGAAGGGCCCTCACCGCTATGACTGGTCTTTCAGCGGCCTCAAAACGGCCGTGGCCCGTTGCGTGGAGCAGTTCGAAGCCCGCGGCGAGGAAGTTCCCGTAGCTGACATTGCCGCGGCGTTCCAGGAAGCCGTGGTGGACGTCATCAGTTCCAAGGCTGTTCTGGCCTGCAAAGAGCACGGCATCACCAATGTCCTGCTGGGTGGGGGAGTCGCTGCGAATTCCCGGTTGAGGGAATTGACCGGGCAGCGTTGTACGTCCGCCGGAATCACATTGCACGTTCCACCGCTGGATCTGTGCACGGACAACGGAGCCATGGTTGCCGCCCTCGGAGCCCAGCTGGTCATGGCCGGCATTGCTCCGAGCGGGGTGGAGTTCGCGCCGGATTCGTCCATGCCGGTCACTACGGTGTCAGTGCCCGCCTGA
- the rimI gene encoding ribosomal protein S18-alanine N-acetyltransferase encodes MKLSPKLELAGVSLRDMTEADIPAVEALERRLFPVDAWPLQMFFDELAQPETRRYVVAEVAGEIVAYAGLMCIEPIADIQTIAVVPEFEGKGIGSAVLTELIEEARRRRAADVLLEVRADNPRAQQLYLRFGFEQIHVRPRYYRDGTDALIMRLELNKPQSPEGATA; translated from the coding sequence GTGAAGCTGTCACCCAAGCTGGAACTTGCCGGTGTTTCGTTGCGCGATATGACCGAAGCTGACATCCCGGCAGTGGAGGCTTTGGAGCGCCGGTTGTTCCCCGTGGACGCCTGGCCGTTGCAAATGTTCTTTGACGAGTTGGCCCAGCCCGAGACCCGCCGCTACGTTGTGGCGGAGGTTGCGGGAGAGATTGTGGCTTACGCCGGTCTCATGTGCATCGAGCCGATCGCGGACATCCAGACGATCGCCGTAGTTCCTGAATTTGAGGGCAAGGGAATTGGCTCGGCGGTCCTGACCGAACTGATCGAAGAAGCCAGGCGCCGCCGTGCCGCAGACGTCCTGCTGGAGGTCCGGGCGGACAACCCCCGGGCCCAGCAACTGTATTTGAGGTTCGGATTCGAACAGATCCACGTGCGTCCCAGGTATTACCGGGACGGTACCGACGCCCTGATCATGCGCCTTGAACTGAACAAACCACAGTCCCCCGAAGGAGCCACAGCGTGA
- the tsaB gene encoding tRNA (adenosine(37)-N6)-threonylcarbamoyltransferase complex dimerization subunit type 1 TsaB has translation MLILAIDTSAVASAALISDDAMESVVDSFATEDTRSHAEVLAPGIEKLLAGAGVTGADIDAIVTGVGPGPFTGLRSGIATARTLAFVWNKPLYGLMSLDAIALEVAESTAAAPEFLVATDARRKEVYWARYALLEGQLPQLVDGPHVGFASELPDLPVFGAGAGLYSDVLTADEDFAQTQPDAASLGQFALAKLTAGQALLDSTPLYLRESDAQVPGPRKRAL, from the coding sequence ATGCTGATCCTGGCTATTGATACGTCAGCGGTTGCCAGCGCAGCGCTGATCTCGGACGATGCCATGGAGAGCGTGGTGGATTCCTTTGCCACGGAGGACACCCGCAGCCATGCCGAAGTCCTCGCTCCCGGGATCGAGAAACTTCTGGCCGGTGCCGGCGTTACCGGGGCGGACATTGACGCGATTGTCACAGGTGTGGGCCCCGGGCCTTTCACGGGGCTCCGTTCCGGGATTGCCACCGCCCGTACGCTCGCTTTCGTATGGAACAAGCCGTTGTACGGGCTGATGAGCCTTGATGCCATTGCCTTGGAAGTGGCGGAGTCAACGGCGGCAGCCCCGGAGTTCCTTGTGGCTACCGATGCCCGACGCAAAGAGGTTTACTGGGCCCGCTACGCGCTGCTTGAAGGTCAGCTTCCCCAGCTGGTGGACGGCCCGCATGTTGGCTTCGCTTCCGAACTTCCGGACCTGCCTGTTTTTGGGGCGGGCGCAGGCCTTTACTCCGATGTCCTCACAGCTGATGAGGACTTTGCGCAAACCCAACCGGACGCCGCCTCGCTGGGCCAGTTCGCTTTGGCCAAACTCACCGCCGGCCAGGCCCTGCTGGACTCCACTCCGCTGTACCTGCGTGAATCCGATGCCCAGGTGCCAGGGCCCAGAAAGCGTGCGCTGTGA
- the tsaE gene encoding tRNA (adenosine(37)-N6)-threonylcarbamoyltransferase complex ATPase subunit type 1 TsaE, with product MSQAQWERTLTVTTAEQTHALAAALGGVLEAGDLLVLTGELGAGKTTFTQGLGEGLGVRAGIISPTFVLVRIHPNLPDGPRPGGPDLVHVDAYRLDSAAEIDDIDLENTMDTAVTVVEWGKDRVEHLSDSRLEVELHRSVGGESTATTMDGMVLDFDTEDDDEPRTIIFRGFGPRWVEAPQLLQSTSEVEGH from the coding sequence GTGAGCCAGGCCCAGTGGGAGCGCACGCTCACGGTCACGACGGCGGAGCAGACACATGCGCTCGCAGCGGCTCTGGGCGGGGTGCTTGAGGCCGGGGATCTCCTGGTCCTTACAGGCGAGCTGGGTGCGGGCAAGACGACGTTCACCCAGGGCCTCGGGGAGGGCCTGGGGGTCCGCGCAGGCATCATTTCGCCGACGTTCGTTCTTGTGCGCATCCACCCTAATCTTCCTGATGGCCCCCGGCCCGGGGGTCCGGACCTGGTCCATGTTGACGCTTACCGGCTGGACTCGGCGGCGGAGATCGATGACATCGACCTCGAGAACACCATGGACACAGCGGTCACGGTAGTGGAGTGGGGCAAAGACCGGGTGGAGCACCTCTCGGACAGCCGGTTGGAGGTTGAACTTCACAGGTCTGTTGGTGGGGAAAGCACCGCGACCACCATGGACGGGATGGTCCTGGATTTTGATACCGAGGATGATGACGAACCCCGCACCATCATTTTCCGTGGGTTCGGTCCCCGCTGGGTGGAAGCACCTCAACTCCTCCAAAGTACTTCAGAAGTGGAAGGTCATTGA
- the alr gene encoding alanine racemase, with translation MTYEAAADIGIGSRASIAKSAVLERSAVIDLDAVRHNVRQFVGIASPAAVMAVVKADAYGHGAVQVARAALDAGAAWLGVAHISEALALRAAGVDAPLLAWLHTRESNFQAAVAAGVDVGVSGWELEAVVAAAREQERPARVHLKVDTGLGRNGCTIADWDQLLGQAMEYQDQGLLRVVGIFSHLAVADEPQRTETDDQLSLFREAIAMAEDAGVDTEVRHIANTPAALSRPDSHFDLVRVGLGIYGLSPFEGATSAELGLRPAMTVRTLLSNCKKVPQGQGVSYGLNYHTSEESTLGLVPLGYADGVPRIATGGPVQVNGVTYPVVGRIAMDQMVIDLGPLSPEAMAGLKGAEAVMFGNGAGGGPTADDWAAAAGTNNYEIVTRISPRVPRSYVNELPEAPAGAGRAETAAL, from the coding sequence TCGTGGGCATCGCCTCTCCGGCGGCTGTGATGGCTGTGGTGAAAGCAGACGCTTACGGGCACGGCGCCGTGCAGGTAGCCCGCGCAGCCCTCGACGCCGGAGCAGCCTGGTTGGGCGTCGCCCACATCTCTGAGGCGCTCGCCTTGCGCGCCGCCGGAGTTGATGCTCCGCTGCTCGCCTGGCTGCACACCCGCGAAAGCAACTTTCAAGCCGCAGTAGCCGCCGGCGTCGACGTCGGAGTTTCCGGCTGGGAGCTCGAAGCGGTAGTGGCAGCAGCACGGGAACAGGAACGGCCCGCGCGTGTGCATCTGAAGGTGGATACTGGGCTTGGGCGGAACGGCTGCACCATTGCGGACTGGGACCAGCTTCTGGGCCAGGCCATGGAATACCAGGACCAGGGTCTGCTCAGGGTAGTGGGGATTTTCTCCCACCTGGCGGTGGCCGATGAACCGCAGCGCACTGAAACCGATGATCAGCTGTCCCTCTTCCGCGAAGCAATCGCCATGGCCGAGGACGCCGGTGTGGACACTGAAGTCCGGCACATCGCCAACACACCGGCGGCATTGTCCCGCCCGGACTCCCACTTCGACCTCGTTCGTGTGGGCTTGGGCATCTACGGACTCTCGCCCTTCGAAGGGGCCACCTCAGCCGAACTCGGCCTGCGTCCGGCCATGACGGTCCGGACCCTCCTGTCCAACTGCAAGAAGGTTCCCCAGGGCCAAGGCGTTTCCTACGGGCTCAATTACCACACCAGTGAGGAAAGCACCCTTGGGTTGGTGCCGCTGGGCTATGCGGACGGCGTGCCGCGGATCGCCACCGGAGGACCCGTGCAGGTAAACGGCGTCACCTATCCGGTAGTGGGCAGGATTGCGATGGACCAGATGGTCATCGATTTGGGACCACTGTCCCCGGAAGCCATGGCGGGACTCAAAGGAGCCGAGGCCGTGATGTTCGGCAACGGTGCCGGCGGTGGCCCCACAGCCGATGATTGGGCGGCCGCAGCAGGAACCAACAACTACGAGATCGTCACGCGCATCAGCCCTCGGGTCCCGCGCAGCTATGTCAACGAGCTCCCGGAGGCCCCTGCCGGTGCCGGCCGGGCTGAAACGGCAGCGCTGTGA